A region from the Sphingomonas flavescens genome encodes:
- the rpsI gene encoding 30S ribosomal protein S9 encodes MSDTRESIADQLGATPAPAAPAADAPAAEAAAPQAPAQEAAPLREQQLDKQGRAYATGRRKDAIARVWLKPGTGKIVVNGREQEVYFARPTLRLVINQPFGVTDREGQYDVVATVVGGGLSGQAGAVLHGIAQALTRYEPALRTTVKQAGFLTRDSRAVERKKYGRAKARRSFQFSKR; translated from the coding sequence ATGTCCGACACTCGTGAATCGATCGCCGATCAGCTCGGCGCCACCCCGGCCCCGGCGGCGCCCGCTGCCGACGCTCCGGCTGCTGAAGCTGCCGCGCCGCAGGCTCCGGCGCAGGAAGCTGCCCCCTTGCGCGAGCAGCAGCTCGACAAGCAGGGCCGCGCTTATGCGACCGGCCGCCGCAAGGACGCCATTGCGCGCGTTTGGCTCAAGCCGGGCACCGGCAAGATCGTGGTCAACGGCCGCGAGCAGGAAGTCTACTTCGCGCGTCCGACGCTGCGCCTGGTCATCAACCAGCCGTTCGGCGTCACCGACCGCGAAGGCCAGTATGACGTCGTCGCGACCGTCGTCGGCGGCGGCCTCTCGGGTCAGGCCGGCGCGGTGCTGCACGGCATCGCCCAGGCGCTGACCCGCTACGAACCGGCGCTGCGCACGACCGTCAAGCAGGCCGGGTTCCTGACCCGCGACAGCCGCGCCGTCGAGCGCAAGAAGTACGGCCGCGCCAAGGCCCGCCGCAGCTTCCAGTTCTCGAAGCGCTAA
- the rplM gene encoding 50S ribosomal protein L13, with the protein MKALMKTTKSAKPAEVDKKWHLIDAEGLVVGRLATIVANILRGKHKPSFTPHVDCGDHVVIINADKVRFTGRKAQQKVYYKHTGYAGGIKEITAAKVLEGRFPERVLEKAVERMIPRGPLGRDQMRALHLYNGTEHPHGGQDPQVLDVGSMSRKNKVGA; encoded by the coding sequence ATGAAGGCGCTGATGAAGACGACCAAGTCGGCCAAGCCGGCCGAGGTCGACAAGAAGTGGCATCTGATCGATGCCGAGGGGCTGGTCGTCGGCCGCCTGGCGACGATCGTCGCGAACATCCTGCGCGGCAAGCATAAGCCGAGCTTTACGCCGCACGTCGATTGCGGCGACCATGTCGTCATCATCAATGCTGACAAGGTCCGCTTCACCGGCCGCAAGGCCCAGCAGAAGGTCTATTACAAGCACACCGGCTATGCCGGCGGCATCAAGGAAATCACCGCCGCCAAGGTGCTTGAAGGCCGCTTCCCCGAGCGCGTGCTGGAAAAAGCCGTCGAGCGCATGATCCCGCGCGGTCCTCTTGGCCGCGACCAGATGCGCGCATTGCATCTCTACAACGGCACCGAGCATCCGCACGGCGGCCAGGATCCGCAGGTTCTCGACGTCGGGTCGATGAGCCGCAAGAACAAGGTGGGCGCATAA
- a CDS encoding response regulator, with product MLSTATRDEGDGAAVIVESLQADDQPHLRGKRILVVEDEFYIANDVYRLLKQAGAEVVGPVSSVEAAERVVDQAEFDCAVLDLNLHGQSAICIADRLAAAGRAYVIATGYRSPSVPERLKHAPRIEKPFEPAALLSLIAQISCAQGIN from the coding sequence ATGTTATCGACCGCAACGCGCGACGAAGGCGATGGAGCCGCAGTGATCGTTGAAAGCCTGCAAGCCGACGACCAGCCGCATCTCCGCGGCAAGCGGATTCTCGTCGTCGAGGATGAGTTTTACATCGCGAACGACGTATATCGCTTGTTGAAGCAGGCGGGTGCCGAGGTCGTGGGCCCAGTGTCTTCAGTCGAAGCAGCGGAGCGTGTCGTCGATCAGGCGGAGTTCGATTGCGCCGTCCTCGACCTTAATCTGCATGGACAAAGCGCTATCTGCATTGCGGATCGCCTGGCCGCGGCCGGCCGCGCGTACGTCATTGCCACCGGCTATCGCAGCCCGTCCGTTCCCGAGCGGCTTAAACATGCGCCGCGGATCGAAAAGCCATTCGAACCCGCGGCGCTGCTTTCGCTGATCGCGCAGATTTCCTGCGCGCAAGGCATTAATTGA
- a CDS encoding Crp/Fnr family transcriptional regulator gives MASKLEAFTKLSVEDRAALSGLTRNFRFIDARRDLISEGDKPRHVHLVLDGWACRYKTLPDGKRQIVGLFVPGDFCDVNVYILKEMDHSIGAITRLKVAMIPPDEMDALMTRHPRISQALWWHELVVTAIQREWTLNIGQRSAYERLAHLLLEIYMRLQTIGHASFGRCDFPLTQADLADATGLTPVHVNRTLQELRRDGLIELERKQLYICDMERMKSVAMFNPNYLHLDHEGRHLDANNGGLFSERV, from the coding sequence GTGGCGTCCAAGCTTGAAGCGTTCACCAAACTCTCCGTTGAAGATCGTGCGGCCCTTTCGGGGCTGACGCGAAACTTTCGCTTTATCGACGCGCGGCGGGACCTGATCTCCGAGGGCGACAAGCCGCGCCACGTGCACCTCGTGCTCGACGGATGGGCATGCCGTTACAAGACCCTGCCAGACGGCAAGCGGCAGATTGTCGGCCTGTTCGTCCCGGGCGATTTTTGCGACGTGAACGTCTATATTCTGAAGGAAATGGACCACAGCATCGGGGCCATCACCCGGCTCAAGGTTGCGATGATTCCACCCGACGAGATGGATGCACTGATGACGCGGCATCCCCGCATCAGCCAGGCGCTGTGGTGGCACGAACTGGTGGTGACGGCCATTCAGCGAGAATGGACTTTAAACATCGGTCAGCGCTCCGCCTACGAGCGGTTAGCCCATCTGCTACTGGAAATTTACATGCGGCTCCAGACGATCGGTCATGCATCGTTCGGACGCTGCGACTTCCCGCTGACACAGGCCGACCTTGCCGATGCGACCGGCCTGACCCCGGTTCACGTCAACCGGACGCTGCAGGAGTTGCGGCGCGACGGATTAATCGAGCTCGAGCGCAAGCAATTATACATCTGCGACATGGAACGGATGAAGAGCGTCGCCATGTTCAACCCGAACTACCTGCACCTCGACCATGAAGGACGACACCTCGACGCCAACAACGGAGGGCTCTTCTCCGAACGAGTTTGA
- a CDS encoding PAS domain-containing protein, which produces MKDDTSTPTTEGSSPNEFERGKPGTAARDQAEAAIEKLRREGGVFVDAVRATRMAMAITDPTLPGDPIVFANESFLKLSGYRMKEVLGQQPHFLNGAGTDPNDAARFAEALRNDQDDLVETVQYCKNGSRFVATVLLSAFKNHEGRTIHHFLSWLDVTRRVDAEGEVADLRKTQSLLRQSEAARREGEERHAFLLKLTDALRPIRDAGDIQATTARMVAEHLRADRSMYAEVEGAEGAESGRIRGQYVRRREEVDATVPFPEHFTYSQFGEHTMAARNRGDRSSSPTSRTIRSTVSKTVRHGRSLASALPSSRPLRRMDD; this is translated from the coding sequence ATGAAGGACGACACCTCGACGCCAACAACGGAGGGCTCTTCTCCGAACGAGTTTGAGAGAGGAAAGCCGGGCACTGCCGCCCGCGATCAAGCCGAGGCCGCGATCGAGAAGTTGCGTCGGGAAGGGGGCGTGTTCGTCGATGCCGTGCGCGCCACCCGGATGGCGATGGCGATCACCGATCCGACGCTGCCGGGCGATCCAATCGTCTTCGCGAACGAATCCTTCCTGAAGCTGTCCGGGTACCGAATGAAAGAGGTGCTGGGGCAGCAGCCGCACTTCCTCAATGGGGCGGGAACCGACCCCAACGATGCCGCACGCTTCGCGGAAGCATTGCGCAACGACCAGGACGACCTGGTCGAGACGGTCCAATATTGCAAGAATGGGTCGCGGTTCGTTGCGACGGTGTTGCTCAGCGCGTTCAAAAACCACGAGGGGCGGACGATCCATCATTTCCTGTCGTGGTTGGACGTCACACGTCGGGTCGACGCGGAGGGGGAAGTCGCGGATCTCCGAAAGACGCAGTCGCTACTGCGCCAAAGCGAGGCGGCTCGTCGCGAAGGCGAGGAGCGGCATGCATTCCTCCTTAAACTCACCGACGCCCTTCGGCCCATCCGCGACGCAGGCGACATCCAGGCAACTACCGCGAGGATGGTTGCCGAGCACCTGAGAGCAGACCGTTCGATGTACGCGGAAGTCGAAGGCGCAGAGGGCGCCGAAAGCGGGCGGATCCGTGGCCAATATGTCCGTCGAAGAGAGGAGGTTGACGCTACCGTCCCGTTCCCGGAGCATTTCACCTACAGTCAGTTCGGCGAGCATACGATGGCGGCGCGCAATCGCGGGGACCGCTCATCGTCGCCGACGTCCAGAACGATCCGAAGTACAGTGTCGAAGACCGTGCGGCATGGGCGAAGTTTGGCGTCCGCGCTGCCGTCGTCGCGGCCCTTGCGAAGGATGGACGACTAG
- a CDS encoding GAF domain-containing protein, whose translation MVADVQNDPKYSVEDRAAWAKFGVRAAVVAALAKDGRLVAEFGVHSTTAREWTESEIALVQEAAERTWAAAERARSEAALRESEDKYRSLFD comes from the coding sequence ATCGTCGCCGACGTCCAGAACGATCCGAAGTACAGTGTCGAAGACCGTGCGGCATGGGCGAAGTTTGGCGTCCGCGCTGCCGTCGTCGCGGCCCTTGCGAAGGATGGACGACTAGTGGCTGAGTTCGGCGTGCACTCGACTACCGCACGCGAATGGACTGAGAGTGAAATCGCTCTGGTTCAGGAGGCTGCCGAACGTACCTGGGCCGCGGCCGAGCGCGCGCGGTCCGAAGCGGCGCTACGCGAAAGTGAAGACAAGTATCGCTCGCTCTTTGATTGA